The window GtcgaagaagaggaggaggtcgaagaagaagttgaagaggaagacgaagaagaagaagacgacgGCGATGAAGAACAGCAAGATCCTAACAGCACTCAGAATCTGATCTCAATCACAGCTGCTTCAGATCTAGCAGCTAACGAAGATGACGACGAAGATCCCATAGATCAACTCCTTGAACCATTCGGCAAAGATCAACTTATCAATCTGCTTCGAGAAGCAGCCGATAGCCACCGAGATGTTGCAGAGCGGATACGTAGGATAGCTGATGAGGATCCTGCACACCGCAAGATCTTTGTTCACGGCCTTGGTTGGGATAccaacgccgaaaccctaatcAGCGCCTTCAAACCCTACGGCGAGATTGAGGATTGCAAGGCCGTGTCCGATAAGGTCTCCGGGAAATCCAAGGGATATGGGTTTATTTTGTTCAAGAGGCGAAGTGGGGCTCGCAAGGCTCTCAAGGAACCTCAGAAGAAAATTGGTAATCGGATGACTGCCTGTCAATTGGCTTCAATTGGTCCCGTTCCAGTCGCCCCTAGTGTGTCGACTCCTATACAGCAGCAGgtatccgagtatactcagagGAAAATTTATGTGAGCAATGTTGGATCTGATTTAGATCCGCAGGATCTGACTAACTTTTTCGCCAAGTACGGTGAGATTGAAGAAGGAccattaggattagataagcaTTCGGGGAAGCCCAAAGGTTTTTGCTTGTACGTCTATAGGCACGTTGAGGGCGCCAGGAGAGCACTTGAAGAGCCTCACAAGAACTTCGAGGGCCATATTTTACATTGCCAGAAAGCTATTGATGGGCCCAAACCTGGTAAATCTCAGCAGCAGCAACACCACCACCATCATAATGTGCAGAAACCACATTTTCAGAGGAATAATAATCCTTCGTACGGTGGATCTTCTTCTGGCCCAGCTCATCTGATGGCTCCTGCTGCTGGACCTGGGATGGGGTTTAACCAGGGAGCTGCAGCAGCACCTGCTTTAAACCCAGCTCTTGGACAGGCACTAACTGCTTTACTTGCCACTCAGGGTGCTGGATTAGGGCTTACTAACCTACTAGGATCTCTAGGATCCGCTGCTACCCCAAGTGGTGTTCCTGGTGCAGCTCCTGGAATGCAGAGTGCATATGGAAACCAAGCAAATATAAGCCCCAGTGTGATTGGATCATATGGGAGTCAGGGAATGATGCAGGGAGGCTACTCAAATCAGCAGGTTGGCCAGGGTGGTTCTGGCAGAGGACAGCATGGTGTTGGACAATATACTCCTTACATGGGTCACTAGATATCAGCTAAGGTATGCCTTAATTATCTTGTGTCAAGTTATTTGTTTCTAGTAATTGTTTATAAGTATCCAATACGCATGCTCACAATTGTTAGTTAAATATCTTTGGAAACATAGAAGCCGAGGAGCATTATCACAAGTGCAGCAACTCTTTTCAACAATGTTCTCatttcttgagtacatggttCTTAACTTATTTTATTGTAGTTTTATGCATGAAATAAggattttatgtgttttttcCATCAATTTTATCATGGCTTCATGTCGCTGCtgactttgggtaaagttcattTCCTTCACTCTTTTCACATTGGTATTTATATTACATAGACTGACTTGTATATTTTCATCATTGATCTCTTCCAAAAGTCAAAAGATGAgctattttttatgatttgaatttttttccccATAAATGTTTCACTAGTCTATTCAGTAACCTGTttaattttctacttcattATTTTAGTATGATCAATATTTCTTTGGTGCTGAACAGATCTTTTAATGCTTCTTTAACTATTTTGAAGGATTTAACCCATTATCCTCTTTTGAAATTGTGTTTTTACAGTTTTCTACTCATTTTGCAGATCCTATATAGCTGCATGCATCAGTGTTTTATGTAATGGCCTGCAGATTCTTCTGAAGTTTAAGGAGCTTATGCAAATGAAGTCTTTATAAATATGAACAAATGTCGCTTTTGGTTACTGGAAAGACTCTTAAAATGTCCTTTTTTTACTTAGTTTTATTCCTTCCGCATTTTCTTCtattttaaaatattgtatTTTGAGAACCAGTATTTAGTTTAAAAGCTTCGGCAACTGTTTGACTATTTCCGTGGATAATTTGTACTTTGACGGCCACTGAGCTTGAGCAAAAGTTCTTCAACTAGTTTTCAGTCATGCAATGCTCTTTTGgaagtttatttaaaaaaaatctatggTAATAAATTTGCTTAGTTAACGTGctttgtgatttttgtttcttatttttgttgtaTTTTTCTTCAGTTATTTTCAAATTGTGCTTTTAAGTTCTAAACTAGAAAGAAAGCATTCTATACCTTGAAACAAAGaattatatatttgaaagaaagcATTCTACACCTTAACAATGTGGTTGTGATTTGTAAATGACAATTTTTTAAACGCAGACCATTACAATGTGTTGTGCATGGGTCTCTATTACAGGCAAAGACTCAGTTGTctgattatttatttaatatgcaCTATTAGTGATCTTTTATGCAGGTTGGCAGCCAATGTATTACTTGCAGAAATGATATGGGTTTGAGTTAATAtgcattattaaaattttaaataatatttgatttatGATTATTCATTGAAAATACTTTCATATTTCACTATTTTGTTCTCCTGGAATGCCTTATTTTGGAATGGGATTTTGCGATAGTGAATTGCTCTAGTTTATTTCCTTTTCCCATGAGGCACTTCAGATTCACTTAATTTCCCCCATTTTTTGAATCAAGTAATATATTGTCTCTTTCAGAGGTTTGTAAACTAGTGGGGATCGATGTTTTTAAGCAAAATATGATTATCAAAAAGGTTGGTTGGGTAATTCTTtaaatttgttccaaaaatactTTCCATTTTCTGAAGAATTAACTTGAAAGTTATGGTTTGAATCAATTTCAAGAACGAAAGGAATTCAAGGTTTTGACTggattttatgtaaattaatgttatgtttttatttcATGCATTTTTGTACATACATATAGTGGCAAAACTGCATCTGAACTCTGAAGCAAGATTACCTTATTTGATTTGGGCGCCAAAGAACAAGGTGATTGCAAGGAGTTAAGGTGAGAGTGATGTTATTACCTTTAATATAATTTTGGTGATGCACTTTGTCCTTCATGGTACAGAAATTAGCATAACAAATTCCTAGAAAAAATCTCATATAGTTTGTCTTCTAGGGTAGGCAGATATATAGCCCTGTGCTGGTTGTTGTTTGTTGATTAACACTTATGAATGTTGTGTACATGAACTATAGTTATTGTTGGTCTCGTCATGCTTCTGATATTACTTTGAACAACCAATTAAAGACATAAAGTCAGACTGTAATGAAAGGTTATTGGTATCTGATAAAGTTGATAACAGGAGGCATGGCGAACTTCTAGATGGGTATCGTAGGGTCAATGTACCCGTTGAGATAGTTGGTGAATTTTAAGCTGTATTGTATATTTCCATTGTTCTCTACTGTATTTGCTAGTTTTGATTTGACTCTTAAGCAGTATTAAAATGCCTAATCAATTAAAACTAGATCTTACTAGGCATTAGTGACATGATTGAATTGAAAGTTAACTGacgatataattgtaaataatttatttgttataaggtccttaagttttcTTTCTGTTAACAGCTCCCTCCCGTAAAAGAACCATCTAAAAACCCGTTAATCAAAGCTATGACCAACAGATTCTTGGATGGTATTCAATGGAACTGATTAAACTGTTGACTGGAACAATACTTAGGGACCTATAAATGTACTTTTGCTAATATGAGTCGAGGACCGACAAGTGTAGTAATACCTAAGAAGTTATTATCTACCCATTATATATCATATattgaggattaaaattagagATATCATGCTAATTGTTGTATTGTTTATGAGTCTTAACATTTACTAGCCTGTAAACCATTTCTGTTAGTATTCCTTAGGTGCTGGTGCCTTCAtctcttttttttagaatgagcAAAAAAATTGTTTCTTTACAGCTTAAATTAAGTTACAGTTGCATAAATAATGTGGTTTAAAGCGTGTTTGGATAATTATAACATCAATGATTTGTTTGTTTTGCTGGAAATGCGTGCTTTGAATCATTAAGAGGTCTGAATGGGCCTAAATTTGTGTAAAACTAGCAAGTGTGACtggtattattttttttaaatgaagtACCTTTGTccacttgatttcacggtttcgtatgacggttcatgttaacgaccccgaatcattttgggactaaggctttgttgttgttgtagtacCTATGTCAGTAATGGTTTCAAGCTAAACACCACCTGAGATAGGGGCTTCTAATGGTGTATTTTTACCATCTTTCATAATTGTgttatttataaattgagctgtCATGTCAGTTTCCAACACCCATGTGAAGTccattcaattaaaaaaaaggaaaaagagaatCTAAGCCATTTTGAACTttgttatttttcaaattaatccatttgaaaactttttttttttgtgtgttaaAGATCTTAATTTGATTTAGATTATGAgcttctttaattttttatacggcaatattttttttatttctttattcataatatatttataagtaTTGTTTTTTTCTAATAAAATGTATCTAAGTAATGTTATGACCAAACTATAAAATATAGTTAGACTATTGCCAGTAATTCAAATTATTCACATTTAAgggtatatttaaaaaaatctgGTATAACAGAAATTGGTTTAAAACAACCACATTTTCATTTCGTGTAAATTGCATACAAGTCTTGTTTTTAAACAAAATGTTGAAACAGTTTCCTTCACTGAAATGTATGTTAAATCTTTATTCTTGCTTAAAACCAAATATTTTACAAACTACACAAATGGCCCTTCACCCAA is drawn from Euphorbia lathyris chromosome 9, ddEupLath1.1, whole genome shotgun sequence and contains these coding sequences:
- the LOC136205761 gene encoding UBP1-associated protein 2A-like, with translation MAKKRKHDPKVVEPTEPPQKQQQQQQQQQEEVEDVQNQQKQKEVIVEERVEETEEYEQVEEEEEVEEEVEEEDEEEEDDGDEEQQDPNSTQNLISITAASDLAANEDDDEDPIDQLLEPFGKDQLINLLREAADSHRDVAERIRRIADEDPAHRKIFVHGLGWDTNAETLISAFKPYGEIEDCKAVSDKVSGKSKGYGFILFKRRSGARKALKEPQKKIGNRMTACQLASIGPVPVAPSVSTPIQQQVSEYTQRKIYVSNVGSDLDPQDLTNFFAKYGEIEEGPLGLDKHSGKPKGFCLYVYRHVEGARRALEEPHKNFEGHILHCQKAIDGPKPGKSQQQQHHHHHNVQKPHFQRNNNPSYGGSSSGPAHLMAPAAGPGMGFNQGAAAAPALNPALGQALTALLATQGAGLGLTNLLGSLGSAATPSGVPGAAPGMQSAYGNQANISPSVIGSYGSQGMMQGGYSNQQVGQGGSGRGQHGVGQYTPYMGH